From a single Brassica rapa cultivar Chiifu-401-42 chromosome A01, CAAS_Brap_v3.01, whole genome shotgun sequence genomic region:
- the LOC103855115 gene encoding F-box/kelch-repeat protein At5g39560-like, whose product MISQEVDSTEKKTIPAPPSISFSSLPHEIAENILARVSRWKYPRLSLVSKSFRSLLSSMEIYKTRSQIGVQKTCVYICLELPNQCASWFSLWTKSNIKQTKRRGKIRFKRDSSGNSVVPSPFSSSHSPPLPYNCPQTVGSEIYIIGGPDKKPSSSVRILDCKSHTWHDGPNMTVARECASTLLLGEKIYVLGGCNIDVYSTNLFEVFDIRTQSWTALTGPRSGEDDEVSHTCCSIVNVFEGKIYVAENLKDYAYEPKHGTWKLVREKSRFLSRSFKVMFWCEMENVLYLCTDLGYLLWYGSEIEDREWREIKGLDKLRKHLKTGMGVEMVNYGGMLLVMWHSYPYHCIRNKIWYAKICLESRCSGREMWGKVECVDVLTFPVE is encoded by the coding sequence ATGATCTCCCAAGAAGTTGACTCAACCGAAAAGAAGACAATTCCTGCGCCACCGTCAATATCGTTCTCGTCACTTCCACATGAAATCGCAGAGAACATTCTTGCCCGTGTCTCCAGATGGAAATATCCACGTCTTTCTCTCGTCTCCAAGAGCTTCCGCTCTCTCTTATCTTCTATGGAAATCTACAAGACGCGATCTCAAATCGGAGTCCAAAAAACATGCGTCTATATCTGCTTAGAGCTGCCTAATCAATGTGCGAGCTGGTTTAGTCTGTGGAcgaaatcaaatataaaacaaaccaaACGGAGAGGGAAGATTAGgtttaagagagattcaagTGGAAACTCGGTTGTTCCATCACCTTTCTCTTCTTCCCATTCTCCTCCCTTACCTTATAATTGCCCTCAAACAGTTGGTTCGGAAATCTACATAATCGGTGGACCCGACAAGAAGCCGTCTTCCTCTGTTCGGATCCTTGATTGTAAGAGTCACACTTGGCATGATGGCCCTAACATGACCGTGGCTAGAGAGTGTGCGTCTACACTTTTACTCGGTGAGAAAATATATGTACTGGGAGGTTGCAATATTGACGTCTACTCTACCAACTTGTTTGAGGTATTTGACATAAGGACTCAGTCTTGGACAGCCTTGACTGGTCCACGCTCCGGTGAGGACGACGAGGTAAGCCATACATGTTGCTCTATAGTTAATGTGTTTGAAGGAAAAATTTATGTGGCGGAAAATTTAAAGGACTACGCTTACGAGCCAAAACATGGTACGTGGAAACTTGTAAGAGAGAAATCTCGTTTCCTTTCCCGCTCCTTTAAAGTTATGTTTTGGTGTGAGATGGAGAATGTATTATACCTTTGCACTGACTTGGGGTACTTATTGTGGTATGGGTCTGAGATTGAGGATAGAGAGTGGAGAGAGATCAAGGGACTGGATAAATTGCGTAAGCATTTAAAAACTGGGATGGGCGTTGAAATGGTTAACTATGGTGGGATGCTCTTAGTTATGTGGCATTCATATCCCTATCATTGCATAAGAAACAAGATTTGGTATGCAAAGATTTGTTTAGAATCAAGATGCAGTGGACGTGAGATGTGGGGTAAGGTTGAATGTGTCGATGTGCTTACCTTTCCTGTTGAATAA
- the LOC103855120 gene encoding F-box/kelch-repeat protein At5g39560-like: MEIYKTRSQIGVNETCVYICLELPGQRCESWFSPWTKSNKKRTERIGAKTRFKGDSSGNSVVPTPFSSSHTPPLPCDYIQTVGSEIYLIGGPYREPSSSVRILDCKSHTWRDGPNMTVARDSACTALFDEKVYVMGGCDVDACYANLIEVFDIKTQTWTALPGPGSDEDDKLLYDYRALINVFEGKIYLEADEKDYTYDPKDGTWKLVRDKSSFLSDSVMYWCEVENVLYCCTDLGYLMWSTTEIEGREWIEIKGLDELREDLKFGKEFEIVNYGGKLLVMWHLYSDLCMRNKIWYAKICLESRCNGREVWGKVECVDMLTFPVETYESFYCLTASV; this comes from the coding sequence ATGGAAATTTACAAGACGCGATCACAAATCGGAGTGAATGAAACATGCGTCTATATCTGCTTAGAGCTGCCTGGTCAACGATGTGAGAGCTGGTTTAGTCCGTGGacaaaatctaataaaaaaCGAACCGAACGGATAGGCGCGAAGACTAGGTTTAAGGGGGATTCAAGTGGAAACTCGGTTGTTCCGACACCTTTCTCGTCTTCCCATACTCCTCCCTTACCTTGTGATTACATTCAAACAGTTGGTTCAGAAATCTACTTAATCGGGGGACCCTACAGGGAGCCGTCTTCCTCTGTTCGGATCCTTGATTGTAAGAGTCACACTTGGCGTGATGGCCCTAACATGACCGTGGCAAGGGACAGTGCGTGTACAGCTTTATTTGATGAGAAAGTATATGTAATGGGAGGTTGCGATGTTGACGCCTGTTATGCCAATTTGATTGAGGTATTTGACATAAAGACTCAGACTTGGACTGCCTTGCCGGGTCCTGGCTCTGATGAGGATGACAAGTTACTTTATGACTATCGTGCTCTAATTAATGTGTTTGAAGGAAAAATTTACTTGGAGGCAGACGAAAAGGACTACACTTATGATCCGAAAGATGGTACGTGGAAACTTGTAAGAGATAAATCGAGTTTCCTTTCCGACTCCGTTATGTATTGGTGTGAGGTGGAGAATGTGTTATACTGTTGCACTGACTTGGGGTACTTAATGTGGTCGACCACTGAGATTGAGGGTAGAGAGTGGATAGAGATCAAAGGCTTGGATGAATTGCGTGAGGATTTGAAATTTGGGAAGGAGTTTGAAATAGTTAACTACGGTGGGAAGCTTTTAGTTATGTGGCATCTATATTCCGATCTTTGCATGAGAAACAAGATATGGTATGCAAAGATTTGTTTAGAATCAAGATGCAATGGACGTGAGGTGTGGGGTAAGGTGGAGTGTGTCGATATGCTTACCTTTCCTGTTGAAACATATGAAAGCTTTTATTGTTTAACTGCTTCGGTTTGA
- the LOC103853648 gene encoding F-box/kelch-repeat protein At5g39560, which produces MIPKESRPKQKSNKTKAQSFSSLPDEIVENILARISNWNYPNLSLVSERFRSIISSPELYTTRSRIETTEPCLYFCLEDSPNISSPKWFSLRMKPANETLKDDYDILGDYSLVPVPSSPHTHQVDYSPTIVVGSEIYLIGGPSKGPPSSLVRILDCRSHTWLDGPSMSVPRAGASAYYIHGKIYVMERCRKDDDNWMEVLDIKTQTWSPLLSHGATEFRIRSGWFIIKLFRGNIYVIGSKNYVYDRNKDTWEVVKTHDLRFRCILAADGCVIKNVTYRYTSDGSLVRFSYNRRGWVRVKGWDLELLRTHRRYKFSG; this is translated from the coding sequence ATGATCCCCAAAGAATCTAGACCAAAGCAGAAAAGCAATAAGACCAAGGCTCAATCGTTCTCGTCACTACCAGATGAAATCGTAGAGAACATTCTTGCACGTATCTCAAACTGGAATTACCCTAATCTCTCTCTGGTCTCCGAGAGATTCCGCTCTATCATCTCTTCTCCTGAGCTCTACACAACGCGGTCTCGCATCGAAACCACCGAACCATGCCTCTATTTCTGCTTAGAAGACTCTCCCAATATCTCATCTCCTAAATGGTTTAGTCTTCGGATGAAACCTGCTAATGAAACCCTAAAAGACGACTATGATATTCTTGGAGACTATTCGTTGGTTCCGGTACCGTCTAGTCCCCATACTCATCAAGTAGACTATTCTCCTACCATAGTTGTTGGTTCGGAAATATATTTAATCGGTGGACCCTCCAAAGGACCGCCGTCTTCCCTTGTCCGTATCCTTGATTGTCGGAGTCACACGTGGCTTGATGGTCCTAGCATGTCTGTGCCACGTGCGGGTGCGTCTGCTTATTATATTCATGGGAAAATATATGTAATGGAAAGATGCAGGAAGGACGATGACAACTGGATGGAAGTATTGGACATAAAGACACAGACTTGGAGTCCCTTGCTGAGCCATGGAGCTACTGAGTTTCGAATTCGCAGCGGCTGGTTTATAATCAAACTGTTTAGAGGAAATATTTACGTAATTGGTAGTAAGAACTATGTTTATGACCGGAACAAAGATACGTGGGAAGTTGTGAAAACGCACGATTTGAGATTCAGATGTATACTTGCAGCAGATGGGTGTGTGATTAAGAATGTTACATATAGGTATACAAGCGATGGTTCTCTCGTACGGTTTAGTTACAATAGGAGAGGGTGGGTAAGAGTCAAGGGCTGGGATTTGGAACTGTTGCGTACGCATAGAAGATATAAGTTTTCAGGGTAG
- the LOC117125845 gene encoding uncharacterized protein At3g43530-like: MVETRLGKRKDRPPPTAPPPQKSGTSKNSKKNKPKKSSKKRKTTDEESPAVDFVGTVGVAEENEVEEPAKDVEDREKEKEESEKEKEREEENGDEDEEEEENSDESQEEKDENGDKDEEEEGNSDESQEEKDENGDKDEEEEGNSDEEVENKDEEKIQEEEDTGEEENGTPEENRGQNENENQEQGEPPLEAELGNVDGDGEGVLGQGEEELEATEAIKPLRMYFYESEYKKQIKLATKCFVKDVMVTFDNLEPPMSDTERKWFEKHPQFCHVFHLEKDSNHMVQGMWMLLLRTVDSSKRKEVWFIVNGVPIRYGLREHALISGLSCRNYPLGYKEFGDRKFVKRHFKKGESIRLEDVKAKLLAMGEHRDRLKMMVLFFLGSVICAQTKVGKGARDVLEFFQRAVDDLEFCENFPWGRYSFDYMVKEISHTIDHFGGRVREKTLWPLPGFCLPLELLAFEAIPKLGLKFRKEVEDVDVDCPRMCRSVFKSAGMKGFSLSKLNRELDKLDKITSRDIHSILPTKTEEEVALLEEMTEEEDDVDVDDISVDSWIKRLAEGHSVFFEEMYDVDVAARDPNAQEAVDEDQDDEEGGEEGGASQKKMMEELIKQVKMFGTQLKRVKKTMDKFEERMVVPFEAFMKKAMDEGQGSRE, translated from the exons ATGGTTGAAACTAGGCTGGGTAAGAGAAAGGATAGGCCTCCTCCAACGGCTCCTCCTCCGCAAAAGAGCGGGACCTCGAAGAACTCGAAGAAGAACAAACCGAAGAAGAGTTCCAAGAAGAGAAAAACGACGGATGAGGAATCACCGGCGGTTGATTTTGTTGGAACCGTGGGAGTTGCGGAGGAGAATGAAGTAGAAGAACCGGCTAAGGATGTAGAAGATcgggagaaagagaaagaagaatcggagaaggagaaagaaagggaagaagaaaatggagacgaagatgaagaggaagaagaaaatagCGATGAATCTCAAGAAGAGAAAGACGAAAATGGAGacaaagatgaagaggaagaaggaaaTAGCGATGAATCTCAAGAAGAGAAAGACGAAAATGGAGacaaagatgaagaggaagaaggaaaTAGCGATGAAGAAGTAGAGaacaaagatgaagaaaaaatcCAAGAGGAGGAAGACACCGGAGAAGAAGAGAACGGGACTCCCGAAGAGAACAGAGgtcaaaatgaaaatgaaaatcaagAACAAGGAGAACCCCCATTGGAAGCGGAATTAGGAAAtgttgatggtgatggtgaagGGGTTCTCGGGCAAGGAGAAGAG GAATTAGAGGCAACCGAGGCAATCAAACCGTTGAGGATGTACTTCTATGAGTCGGAgtacaagaaacaaataaagCTAGCGACCAAATGTTTCGTCAAAGACGTTATGGTTACATTTGACAATCTGGAACCGCCGATGAGTGATACTGAGAGGAAGTGGTTTGAGAAGCATCCACAATTCTGTCACGTGTTCCACCTGGAGAAAGACTCAAACCACATGGTCCAAGGAATGTGGATGTTGCTATTGCGGACAGTGGATAGCTCGAAGAGGAAGGAAGTGTGGTTCATTGTGAATGGTGTTCCCATCCGCTATGGCCTGAGAGAACACGCTTTGATCTCAGGTCTTAGCTGCCGCAACTATCCACTTGGGTATAAGGAGTTTGGTGATAGAAAGTTCGTGAAGCGCCATTTCAAGAAGGGAGAATCAATAAGGCTTGAGGATGTCAAAGCGAAGCTGTTGGCTATGGGAGAACACAGAGACCGGCTGAAGATGATGGTTTTGTTCTTTTTAGGAAGTGTTATCTGTGCGCAAACGAAAGTAGGAAAAGGCGCCAGAGATGTTTTGGAATTCTTCCAAAGAGCTGTGGACGATCTCGAGTTCTGCGAAAACTTTCCATGGGGGAGGTACTCGTTTGATTACATGGTTAAGGAGATATCGCACACCATAGATCATTTTGGAGGCCGGGTTAGAGAGAAGACTTTATGGCCACTTCCAGGTTTCTGTCTGCCACTGGAG TTGCTTGCTTTTGAGGCAATTCCCAAGTTGGGATTGAAGTTCAGAAAAGAGGTTGAAGACGTCGATGTAGACTGTCCTAGGATGTGCAGATCAGTCTTTAAATCAGCAGGGATGAAAGGGTTTTCACTTTCAAAATTGAATCGGGAACTGGACAAACTGGACAAAATAACG TCACGGGATATCCACAGCATCCTTCCTACCAAGACAGAAGAAGAAGTAGCTCTTTTGGAAGAGATGACTGAAGAGGAGGACGACGTTGATGTCGATGATATTTCTGTTGACAGTTGGATAAAGCGTCTTGCGGAAGGACATTCAGTCTTTTTTGAAGAGATGTATGATGTAGACGTTGCTGCGCGTGATCCAAATGCACAAGAGGCTGTCGACGAAGATCAGGATGACGAAGAAGGTGGAGAGGAAGGAGGCGCAAGccagaagaagatgatggaggAGTTGATCAAACAAGTGAAAATGTTTGGCACTCAGCTAAAGAGAGTTAAGAAGACAATGGACAAGTTTGAGGAAAGGATGGTGGTTCCGTTTGAGGCGTTTATGAAGAAAGCTATGGATGAAGGGCAAGGAAGCAGGGAGTGA
- the LOC103855139 gene encoding uncharacterized protein LOC103855139, whose protein sequence is MSQTKIGIQHNSGLVGSELDWSVKKIKSGSYVCWFGLKKKKKVNPDSPRAPLPPDHPTYSSSCSSSSTLPLLHSSSTPPPLLSLSASRTLPDTMSNHVRDIPGSPKESYKMLYSYLYMLEQVNPGTKTCLKLDDRSKFEYLFIALGACIEGFAVMRKVIAVEGIRLKNGGVLVFAKAQDPNGQSYPLAFAVVDGENLASWTWFFEMLKSVIPDSSELVFISTLHQSLIFAIGNVFPQAHHGHCLWHLKEKVKLHACNVNKNIVGQKLMELGRYYTVDDFNSAYDSFKIRCPAAYKYVEECGIEKDKWARVFFPRDRYNLDTSNTLGSMKNVFKEATRWALIPMLDCIIRKFSDWFTQRKDVVSRSMNTRLVPRVENYLHDLWAVAHKLPVRELDSYELKYEITDTAGKVFWATLVGKTCTCKVWDYEKFPCLHGLAAYIYFARNVDGRRLDIHELCSKYYWTEMWHLAYSRTLNVVPDMASWNVPDQIKEVKIIPPYRIKRQGRKRV, encoded by the exons ATGTCCCAAACCAAAATCGGCATCCAACATAACTCGGGTTTGGTCGGATCTGAATTGGATTGgtctgtaaaaaaaattaaaagtggtTCTTATGTTTGTTGGTTTggtctaaaaaaaaagaaaaaagtgaatCCCGATTCTCCCCGAGCTCCCCTCCCCCCAGACCACCCAACCTACAGCTCCTCCTGCAGCTCCTCCTCCACTCTCCCCCTCCTCCACTCCTCCTCCACTCCTCCTccactcctctctctctcagctTCTCGAACGCTGCCG GACACAATGAGCAATCACGTCAGAGATATACCTGGTAGTCCGAAAGAGAGCTACAAGATGTTGTATAGCTATTTGTACATGTTAGAGCAAGTGAATCCGGGGACAAAAACCTGTTTGAAATTGGATGATAGAAGTAAATTTGAGTACCTTTTCATAGCTTTGGGAGCTTGCATTGAAGGGTTTGCAGTTATGAGGAAGGTGATAGCTGTGGAGGGGATACGTCTGAAGAACGGTGGTGTTTTAGTTTTCGCGAAAGCTCAGGATCCTAATGGTCAGAGTTATCCACTTGCGTTTGCAGTAGTAGATGGTGAGAATCTTGCTAGTTGGACTTGGTTTTTCGAGATGCTTAAAAGTGTTATACCAGACTCTTCTGAACTGGTTTTCATTAGTACTCTTCATCAGAGCTTGATTTTCGCCATAGGAAACGTATTTCCACAGGCTCACCATGGTCATTGTTTATGGCATTTGAAGGAAAAGGTGAAATTACATGCTTGTAACGTCAACAAGAATATAGTCGGGCAAAAACTTATGGAGTTGGGCAGATATTACACGGTTGATGACTTCAATTCTGCTTACGACTCATTTAAGATAAGATGTCCAGCTGCGTACAAGTATGTGGAGGAATGTGGTATTGAAAAGGACAAATGGGCAAGGGTTTTTTTCCCACGTGATAGGTACAACTTGGATACAAGCAACACTCTGGGATCAATGAAGAACGTGTTTAAAGAGGCAACAAGGTGGGCCTTAATACCAATGCTGGATTGTATCATTAGGAAATTCTCTGATTGGTTCACTCAACGGAAGGATGTTGTTTCTAGATCAATGAATACAAGACTGGTGCCTCGGGTTGAGAACTACTTGCACGATCTATGGGCTGTTGCACATAAGTTACCTGTGCGGGAACTTGATAGTTACGAGCTTAAGTACGAGATCACTGACACTGCAGGAAAGGTGTTTTGGGCGACCTTGGTTGGAAAAACTTGTACTTGCAAGGTGTGGGACTATGAAAAGTTCCCTTGTCTGCATGGACTGGCAGCTTATATCTATTTCGCTAGGAATGTTGATGGCAGGCGCCTTGATATCCATGAGTTGTGCTCAAAATACTACTGGACGGAAATGTGGCATTTGGCGTATTCCAGAACACTTAATGTTGTGCCCGACATGGCTTCTTGGAATGTACCAGATCAGATCAAGGAGGTGAAGATCATACCTCCATATCGCATCAAGCGGCAAGGAAGGAAAAGAGTTTAA
- the LOC103853667 gene encoding glucan endo-1,3-beta-glucosidase 12, which translates to MSERLKLILWICLSILAFLDFGGAASKIGICYGRNADNLPTPNKVSELIQHLNIKFVRIYDANIDVLKAFANTGIELMIGVPNADLLAFAQFQSNVDTWLHNNILPYYPTTKITSISVGLEVTEAPDNATGLLLPAMRNIHTALKKSGLDKKIKISSSHSLAVLSRSFPPSSATFSKKHLPFLKPMLEFLVENESPFMIDLYPYYAYRDSSEKVQLEYALFESSSQVVDSATGLLYSNMFDAQLDAIYFALTAMNFKTVKVMVTESGWPSRGSPKETAATPDNALAYNTNLIRHVVGDPGTPAKPGEEIDVYLFSLFNENRKPGIESERNWGMFYANGTSVYALDFTGESSVPVSPSNSSTTSPGPSSSPGNSTVIIGGGGGGARKWCVASSQASVTELQTALDWACGPGSVDCSAVQPDQPCFEPDTVLSHASYAFNTYYQQSGANSSDCSFGGVSVEVDKDPSYGNCLYMIAPSTDGMNRTMAGNITGNITAIDSPMASPSSSSDGYRQMVVSVAVSVLLPLFVVSLSLW; encoded by the exons ATGAGTGAAAGACTGAAGCTAATCCTCTGGATTTGTCTCTCCATACTTGCCTTTCTCG ATTTTGGTGGGGCGGCAAGCAAGATAGGAATCTGTTACGGACGTAACGCAGACAACCTCCCAACTCCTAACAAAGTATCAGAACTAATCCAACACCTCAACATCAAGTTCGTCCGAATCTACGACGCCAACATAGACGTCCTCAAAGCCTTTGCGAACACGGGCATCGAGCTCATGATCGGCGTCCCCAACGCCGACCTACTCGCATTCGCTCAGTTCCAATCCAACGTCGACACGTGGCTACACAACAACATCCTTCCTTACTACCCAACCACCAAGATCACTTCCATCTCCGTCGGTCTCGAAGTAACCGAAGCTCCAGACAACGCCACTGGTCTCCTCTTACCCGCAATGCGCAACATCCACACGGCTCTGAAGAAGTCCGGTTTGGATAAAAAGATCAAGATCTCGAGCTCGCATTCCCTCGCTGTCTTGTCACGCTCCTTCCCTCCTTCCTCAGCTACCTTCAGCAAGAAGCACTTACCGTTCTTGAAACCGATGCTTGAGTTCTTGGTTGAGAACGAGTCTCCCTTTATGATCGACTTGTATCCCTACTACGCTTATAGAGACTCTTCCGAGAAGGTTCAGCTTGAGTACGCTTTGTTCGAGTCTTCTTCCCAGGTTGTTGATTCTGCTACTGGTTTGCTTTACTCCAACATGTTTGATGCTCAGCTTGACGCTATCTACTTCGCCTTGACGGCTATGAACTTCAAGACCGTTAAGGTTATGGTTACTGAGTCCGGGTGGCCGAGTAGAGGATCGCCTAAGGAGACGGCTGCTACTCCTGATAATGCACTGGCTTACAATACTAATCTCATACGCCATGTGGTTGGCGATCCAGGTACTCCTGCTAAGCCTGGGGAGGAGATTGATGTGTACTTGTTCTCGTTGTTTAACGAGAACAGGAAGCCTGGGATAGAGTCTGAGAGAAACTGGGGGATGTTCTATGCGAATGGTACGAGTGTTTACGCGTTAGACTTCACTGGGGAGAGCAGTGTCCCTGTCTCTCCATCGAATTCAAGTACAACGAGTCCTGGTCCAAGCTCAAGTCCTGGTAACTCAACTGTGATcattggaggaggaggaggaggagctagGAAATGGTGTGTTGCTTCATCGCAAGCTTCAGTGACGGAGCTGCAGACTGCATTGGACTGGGCTTGCGGTCCTGGGAGTGTTGATTGTTCTGCTGTTCAACCAGACCAACCTTGCTTTGAGCCAGACACTGTTCTCTCACATGCGTCTTATGCGTTCAATACTTATTACCAGCAGAGTGGAGCGAACAGCTCAGATTGCAGCTTTGGAGGAGTCAGTGTTGAAGTTGACAAGGACCCTA GTTATGGTAACTGTCTGTACATGATTGCTCCATCTACTGATGG AATGAACAGAACAATGGCGGGTAATATCACGGGCAACATAACTGCCATTGATTCCCCCATGGCTTCACCTTCTTCAAGCAGTGACGGATACAGACAAATGGTGGTTTCCGTTGCAGTCTCTGTTTTGTTGCCATTATTTGTAGTTAGTTTGAGTCTTTGGTGA
- the LOC103853676 gene encoding profilin-1 gives MSWQSYVDDHLMCDVEGNHLTSAAILGQDGSVWAQSTNFPQLKPAEIEGIKKDFEEPGHLAPTGLFLGGEKYMVVQGEGGAVIRGKKGPGGVTIKKTNQAFVFGIYDEPMTGGQCNLVVERLGDYLIESDL, from the exons atgtcGTGGCAATCATACGTCGATGACCATCTCATGTGCGATGTGGAAGGCAACCACCTCACATCCGCCGCCATCCTCGGCCAAGACGGCAGTGTCTGGGCCCAAAGCACCAACTTCCCTCAG ttaaaGCCTGCTGAGATAGAGGGAATCAAGAAAGACTTTGAGGAGCCTGGGCACCTTGCACCGACCGGTCTATTTCTCGGCGGAGAGAAGTACATGGTTGTCCAAGGTGAAGGAGGAGCTGTCATCCGAGGCAAAAAG GGACCTGGTGGAGTTACTATCAAGAAGACTAATCAAGCCTTTGTCTTTGGCATCTACGATGAGCCAATGACTGGAGGTCAATGCAACTTGGTTGTGGAGAGGCTCGGCGATTACCTTATCGAGTCTGATCTCTAA
- the LOC103853687 gene encoding profilin-3, with amino-acid sequence MSWQTYVDEHLMCDVGDGQGHHLTAAAIVGHDGSVWAQSANFPQFKAQEFTGIMKDFDEPGHLAPTGLFLAGAKYMVIQGEPGAVIRGKKGAGGITIKKTGQSCVFGIYEEPVTPGQCNMVVERLGDYLLEQDL; translated from the exons atgtcgtGGCAAACTTACGTTGATGAGCATTTGATGTGTGATGTCGGAGACGGCCAGGGTCATCACCTTACTGCCGCCGCAATCGTTGGTCATGACGGTAGCGTTTGGGCTCAGAGCGCTAACTTCCCCCAG TTCAAGGCACAAGAGTTCACTGGTATTATGAAAGATTTCGATGAACCGGGTCACTTAGCCCCCACAGGGTTATTTCTAGCAGGAGCCAAGTACATGGTCATCCAAGGCGAGCCTGGAGCTGTAATCCGTGGCAAGAAG GGAGCTGGAGGCATAACCATAAAGAAAACAGGACAATCATGTGTGTTTGGGATATACGAAGAGCCCGTGACACCAGGACAGTGCAATATGGTCGTTGAGAGGTTGGGTGATTACCTCCTCGAACAGGATCTCTAA
- the LOC103853697 gene encoding derlin-1, whose translation MSSPGEYYNSLPPITKAYGTLCLLATTLAQLGLLAPIHIALIPEFVFKHFQVWRLITNLFFLGGFSINFGIRLLMIARYGVLLEKGPFERRTADFLWMMIFGSLTLLVLSFIPFFWTPFLGVSLVFMLLYLWSREFPNANISLYGLVNLKAFYLPWAMLALDVIFGSKIMPDLLGIIAGHLYYFLTVLHPLATGKNYLKTPKWVNKLVARFRIGAPVAAVRQAGGVGAVGSGTGGGAYSSARAPPESSTNTAFRGRSYRLTD comes from the exons ATGTCTTCTCCTGGCGA ATACTACAACTCACTTCCACCGATAACCAAGGCTTATGGTACTCTGTGCCTCCTGGCTACAACCCTCGCGCAGCTTGGCTTACTTGCTCCTATTCACATTGCTTTGATTCCTGAATTTGTGTTTAAGCACTTCCAG GTTTGGAGGCTGATAACGAACTTGTTTTTCCTTGGTGGTTTCTCTATCAACTTCGGGATACGTCTTCTGATGAT AGCAAGATATGGAGTTCTACTCGAGAAAGGGCCTTTTGAGAGGCGGACAGCTGACTTTTTGTGGATGATGATCTTTGGATCCTTGACCCTATTG GTTTTGTCATTCATACCGTTTTTCTGGACACCCTTCCTTGGAGTTTCACTTGTGTTCATGCTTCTATATCTCTGGAGCCGAGAGTTTCCAAATGCCAACATCAGCCTCTACGGTCTTGTCAATCTTAAG GCTTTCTACCTCCCGTGGGCAATGCTAGCACTCGATGTTATCTTCGGTTCTAAGATCATGCCAGATCTTCTTGGCATCATAGCTGGACATCTGTACTACTTCTTAACAGTCCTTCACCCTCTCGCCACCGGAAAGAACTACCTCAAAACCCCGAAATGGGT TAATAAACTGGTAGCAAGATTTCGAATTGGAGCTCCAGTGGCAGCTGTTCGACAAGCAGGTGGTGTAGGAGCAGTAGGATCAGGAACTGGAGGAGGAGCTTACTCAAGCGCCCGTGCCCCGCCAGAGAGCTCCACCAACACAGCATTCAGAGGTCGATCATATCGTCTCACCGACTGA